Genomic window (Magnetospirillum sp. 15-1):
TCGACGCTTTCGCCCGCCGTCAGTTCCATGATGGAGGGCTTGAGGCCCAGGCGCTTGGCCAGGGCCTTGGCGATATCCACGTCGATGCCCACCACCTCGCCGTCCTTTTTCGACGAGAAGGGCGGGAAGTCGCGGTAGACCGCCACCACCAGCTCGCCCCTGGCCTTGATGTCGTCCAGCCCGTCCGTCCGGGCGATGCCGTTCCCGGGGAACGACACCGCCGCCAGCAGCAGGGCGACCAGGGTGAGGAGGCGGGCCACCGTCCTATTGCTCCCGCACGGTTTCCAGCCAGGCGCGGATGGCCCACATGGCCTCCTGGCTCAGGATGCCTTCGAACTTGGGCATGTAGACGCGGCCGTCGCGCACCGCGCCGTGGCGGATGCGCTCCAGGAACCACTCGTCGCCCTCCAGCCCCTCGGGCAGGTAGCGCAGGTCCGGGGCGATGCCGCCCGAGATGGCGCCCAGGCCGTGGCAGCGGGCGCAATTCTGGTTGAAGGCCGAATCACCGATCTCGATGGCGCGCTTGTTGCCGCGATAGGGATTTTCCTGCTGCCACTTGTCGCCCAGTTTCTTCAGGCCGTCGGTCTTGACCGCCTGCGGGGTGACGTCGCCATGGGCCAGGGCGGCACCGATGCCGCCCGTCACCAACAGGGCCGCCAACGCCAAACGTCCAATCAAAGTACGCATTGCTCCGTCCTTCGCACCAAAACTCGCTGGGCGGCATGGTAGCGGCGAGGCCGGCGGGGCTGTATTGGACCTTGGCACAATTTCGGGCCGATTCCGGGCGTCCGGCGGGCTTCGACCCATTGGACAAAGGTCCAATTTTGCCGTGGCCCGCCGCTTCCTAGACTTGCCCTTCCGGCCCTGGCGCGAAAGAGGAGCTACGGTGCCCAGATTGATCCTGCTGCTGGCGTTCGTCCTGCTGGTCCCGGCCCACGCCGCCGGGGCCGAGGAGGTCCGTATCGCCTGGCTGTCCCTGCCGCGTGAGGCCCCGCGCGCGCCCTCGGTGCTGGACGGGCCGCCGCCCGGCGATACCGGTCTGGCCGGCTTGCGGCTGGCCGTGGCCGACGACAACGCGGGCGGCCGCTTCCTGGGTCAGTCGTTCCGGCTGGTGGAGGTGCGGCCCGAGGCTGATGCGGTGGAACGGCTGCTCAGGGACGGTATCCGTTTCGCGGTGGCCGACCTGCCGGTTGCCGACCTGTCGCGGCTGGCCGACGCCGCCAAGGGCTCGGGCCTGATCCTGTTCAACGCCGGGGCCGAGGACGATTCCCTGCGTGAAAAGGATTGCCGCGCCAACCTGCTGCACACCATGCCCAGCCGCGCCATGCAGGCCGATGCCCTGGCCCAGGTGCTGGTGCGGCGCAACTGGAAGAAATGGGCCATGCTGGTGGGGCCGGCCCCCGAGGACCAGTTGCGGGCCGCCGCCATCCGCCGCGCCGCCCGCAAGTTCGGGGCGAAGATCGTGGCGGAAAAGCCCTGGACCTATACCCGGGATGCCCAGCGCAATGCCGAGGGCGAGGTGGCCCTGCTGACCCGCGACTGGTCCTACGACGTGCTGATGGTGGCCGACGAGACCAACGAGTTCGGCGATCTGGCGCTATTCAACACCTTCGATCCGCGCCCGGTGGCCGGTACCCAGGGGCTGAGCGCCTCGGCCTGGCACCCGGCCCACGACCAGTGGGGCGCCACCCAGGCGCAGAACCGCTTCCGCGCCCAGGCGGGCCGCCCCATGGGGGAACGCGACTTCGCCGCCTGGGTGGCGGGCCGCGCGGTGGGCGAGGCGGCCATGCGGGCCAAATCCGCCGACCCCGAGCGCATCGCCGCCATGCTGCGCAATCCCGATTTCGCCCTGCCGGTCTACAAGGGCCGCACCGCCGGCTTCCGCCCGTGGGACGGCCAGTTGCGCCAGCCCATGCTGGTGGGCTGGGCGCGGGGCGTGGTGGCGACGGCGCCGCAGGAAGGCTTCCTGCATCCCGTCACCGATCTCGACACATTGGGTACCGACAGGGGAGAGAACGCATGCGTGTTGCGCTGACAGCCGTCGCCGCGATTTTGTGGTGTGGTGCCGCCGCCGCCCAGACGGCCTTCGTCTCCAACGAGAAGGACGATTCCATCTCGGTCATCGATCTCAAGACCATGGCGGTGAGCAAGACGGTCAAGGTGGGCCGCCGGCCGCGCGGCATCACCCTGTCGCCCGATTTCAAGCATCTCTACATCTGCGCCTCGGACAGCGACGCCATCCAGGTGATGGATACCGCCACGCTGAAGCTGCTGCACGATCTGCCCTCGGGCGAGGACCCCGAGCAGTTCGTTCTGCATCCCGACGGCGTGCGCCTCTACGTCGCCAACGAGAACAACAACGTGGTGACGGTGATCGATACCAGCACCCGCAAGGTGATCGGCCAGGTGGACGTGGGCATCGAGCCGGAGGGCATGGCGGTCAGCCCCGACGGCCGGGTGGTGGTCAACACCTCGGAAACCACCAACATGGCCCATCTGCTGGATGCCGACCGTCTGACCGTGCTGGACAATATCGCGGTGGGGGCCCGGCCGCGCTTCGCCGCCTTCGAGGCGTCGGGCAAGAGCCTGTGGGTCACCGCCGAGATCGGCGGCACCGTTCACGTCATCGACGCGGCCGCCCGGACCGAGCGGCAGGCGATCTCCTTCGCCATTCCCGGTATCCCCAAGGACAAGATTCAGCCGGTGGGGCTGAAATTCTCGGCCGACGGCAAGCTGGCCTTCGTGGCGCTGGGTCCCGCCAACCATGTGGCGGTGATCGATACCCAAAGTCTGAAGGTCCTGAAATACATCCTGGTGGGGCGTCGGGTCTGGCATCTGGAACTGACGCCCGACGGCGGCAGGCTGCTGGCCACCAACGGCATTTCCGGCGATGTCTCGGTGATCGACGCCAAGGCCCTGACGGTGATCAAGACCATCGCCGTCGGCCGCTATCCCTGGGGGGTGGCCATCAAGCCATGAGCGGCGCGCTGACGGTCACCGGTCTCGGCTATGCCTACCGTTCCGGCTTCGCGCTGGAGGAGGTGGCGTTCACCGCCGGGGCCGGGGCTTTCACCGTGCTGCTGGGGCCCAACGGGGCGGGCAAGAGCACCCTGGTCAATCTGGTGACCCGCCTCTATTCCCCCGGAGCCGGCGGCGTCTTCATCGGCGGGCACAGTCTGGCGGACGAACCGGGCAAGGCCCTGGCCCGCCTGGGAGTGGTGTTCCAGCAATCCACCCTCGACCTCGACCTGTCCACCGAGCGCAACCTGCGCTATGGCGCCGCCCTGCACGGGCTGTGGGGCAAGGCGGCTGACCGGTCGGTCGAAGATGGTCTGGCCCGCTTCGGCCTGGAGGCGGCGCGGAAACAGCCGGCCCGCTCGCTGTCGGGCGGCAACCGCCGCAAGCTGGAACTGGCCCGCGCCCTGGCGCACAAGCCCGCCGTGCTGGTCTGCGACGAGGCGACGGTGGGCCTCGACACGCCGTCGCGCCGTGCCCTGCTCGCCCATCTGCGCCGCCTGTGCCGGGAGGAGGGGCTGGCGGTGCTGTGGACCACCCACCTGATGGACGAGGTGGAGGAGGCCGACCCGGTGGTGCTGCTGAAATCGGGCCGAGTGCGGGCGGCGGGATCGGCGGGCGAGCTGATCCGCCGGGCCGGCGCCGACGGGCTGGAAAGCGCCTTTCAGGCCCTGTTGGCGGAGGAGGGGGCATGAGGGCCGCCCTGGTCGCCCTGTGGGCCATCCTGCTGCGCGAGGGTCTGCGCTTTCTGGGTCAGCGCGAGCGTATGATCTCGGCCCTGCTGCGGCCCATGCTGTGGCTGGTGATCTTCGCCGCCGGCTTCCGCGCCGCCCTGGGGGTGGCCATCACGCCGCCCTACGAGTCCTACATCACCTACGAGGTCTATATCCTGCCCGGCCTGATGGGCATGGTGCAGCTGTTCAACGGCATGCAGACCTCGCTGTCCATGGTCTACGACCGCGAGACCGGTTCCATGCGGGTGCTGCTGACCTCGCCACAGCCCCGCTGGTGGCTGCTGGCCTGCAAGCTGCTGGCCGGCGCCCTGGTGTCGCTGGTCCAGGTCTACGCCTTCCTGGCCGCCGCCTTGGCCTTCGGGGTGGAGGTGCCGCTTTGGGGCCTGCTGGCCGCGTCGCCGGTGTTGCTGCTCACCGGGTTGATGCTCGGCGCGGCCGGGCTGTTCCTGTCCTCGGCCATCCGCCAGTTGGAGAACTTCGCCGGCGTGATGAACTTCGTGATCTTCCCCGCCTTCTTCCTGTCCTCGGCGCTTTATCCCCTGTGGAAGGTGGCGGAGACCAGCCCGCTGCTGGCCCGTCTGGCCGGGTTCAATCCGTTCACCCACGCGGTGGAGGCCATCCGCTTCGCCCTTTATCTCGACGTGGCGCCCCTGTCCCTGGCCTGGGTGCTGGGCGGCCTGGCGGTGTTCTTCGGGCTGGCGGTGTGGGGTTATGACCCGTCCAGGGGCTTCCTCGCCCGCCGGGTCA
Coding sequences:
- the pedF gene encoding cytochrome c-550 PedF, which gives rise to MRTLIGRLALAALLVTGGIGAALAHGDVTPQAVKTDGLKKLGDKWQQENPYRGNKRAIEIGDSAFNQNCARCHGLGAISGGIAPDLRYLPEGLEGDEWFLERIRHGAVRDGRVYMPKFEGILSQEAMWAIRAWLETVREQ
- a CDS encoding ABC transporter substrate-binding protein, whose protein sequence is MPRLILLLAFVLLVPAHAAGAEEVRIAWLSLPREAPRAPSVLDGPPPGDTGLAGLRLAVADDNAGGRFLGQSFRLVEVRPEADAVERLLRDGIRFAVADLPVADLSRLADAAKGSGLILFNAGAEDDSLREKDCRANLLHTMPSRAMQADALAQVLVRRNWKKWAMLVGPAPEDQLRAAAIRRAARKFGAKIVAEKPWTYTRDAQRNAEGEVALLTRDWSYDVLMVADETNEFGDLALFNTFDPRPVAGTQGLSASAWHPAHDQWGATQAQNRFRAQAGRPMGERDFAAWVAGRAVGEAAMRAKSADPERIAAMLRNPDFALPVYKGRTAGFRPWDGQLRQPMLVGWARGVVATAPQEGFLHPVTDLDTLGTDRGENACVLR
- a CDS encoding PQQ-dependent catabolism-associated beta-propeller protein, which produces MRVALTAVAAILWCGAAAAQTAFVSNEKDDSISVIDLKTMAVSKTVKVGRRPRGITLSPDFKHLYICASDSDAIQVMDTATLKLLHDLPSGEDPEQFVLHPDGVRLYVANENNNVVTVIDTSTRKVIGQVDVGIEPEGMAVSPDGRVVVNTSETTNMAHLLDADRLTVLDNIAVGARPRFAAFEASGKSLWVTAEIGGTVHVIDAAARTERQAISFAIPGIPKDKIQPVGLKFSADGKLAFVALGPANHVAVIDTQSLKVLKYILVGRRVWHLELTPDGGRLLATNGISGDVSVIDAKALTVIKTIAVGRYPWGVAIKP
- a CDS encoding ATP-binding cassette domain-containing protein; the protein is MSGALTVTGLGYAYRSGFALEEVAFTAGAGAFTVLLGPNGAGKSTLVNLVTRLYSPGAGGVFIGGHSLADEPGKALARLGVVFQQSTLDLDLSTERNLRYGAALHGLWGKAADRSVEDGLARFGLEAARKQPARSLSGGNRRKLELARALAHKPAVLVCDEATVGLDTPSRRALLAHLRRLCREEGLAVLWTTHLMDEVEEADPVVLLKSGRVRAAGSAGELIRRAGADGLESAFQALLAEEGA
- a CDS encoding ABC transporter permease; translation: MRAALVALWAILLREGLRFLGQRERMISALLRPMLWLVIFAAGFRAALGVAITPPYESYITYEVYILPGLMGMVQLFNGMQTSLSMVYDRETGSMRVLLTSPQPRWWLLACKLLAGALVSLVQVYAFLAAALAFGVEVPLWGLLAASPVLLLTGLMLGAAGLFLSSAIRQLENFAGVMNFVIFPAFFLSSALYPLWKVAETSPLLARLAGFNPFTHAVEAIRFALYLDVAPLSLAWVLGGLAVFFGLAVWGYDPSRGFLARRVME